The Pseudomonas asiatica genome has a segment encoding these proteins:
- the creD gene encoding cell envelope integrity protein CreD produces the protein MNKTLGFKLGMIAVLMLLLLVPLLLISGLIGERQALRDNVLRDIAQSASFDQQLSGPLLVVPYRKYQRRWIEKDGERTQETSTIAGHLYFLPETFDADLGVDTELRARGIYQARLFHAKGRISGRFKLPERWGIDKDFDDYRFDKPFLVVGISDIRGIENGLELSMGEQKVPFEAGTRLDWMRGGVHASLPGLDGLQAREFSYGFDLALQGTGQLHVVPVGRTSAVDLRANWPHPSFVGNYLPSRRDIDAQGFTAHWQTSFFATNLEDALRQCATAGQCADFSERSFGVSFVDPVDQYLKSERAIKYALLFIALTFAGFFLFEVLKNLSVHPVQYILVGVALAFFYLLLLSLSEHIGFGLAYGLSASACVLLIGFYLSHVLRSLGRGVGFAVGLAALYALLYGLLSAEDYALLMGSLLCFGLLGVFMVLTRRLDWARVGRAA, from the coding sequence ATGAACAAGACCCTCGGTTTCAAACTCGGTATGATCGCCGTATTGATGTTGCTGCTGCTCGTCCCGCTACTGCTGATCAGCGGCCTGATCGGTGAACGCCAGGCACTGCGCGACAATGTGCTGCGCGATATCGCCCAGAGCGCCAGCTTCGACCAGCAACTCAGCGGCCCGCTGCTGGTGGTGCCCTACCGCAAGTACCAGCGCCGCTGGATCGAAAAGGACGGCGAGCGCACCCAGGAAACCAGCACCATTGCCGGCCACCTGTACTTCCTGCCGGAAACCTTCGACGCCGACCTGGGCGTGGACACCGAACTGCGCGCCCGTGGCATCTACCAGGCCCGGCTGTTCCACGCCAAGGGCCGTATCAGTGGCCGCTTCAAGCTCCCGGAACGCTGGGGCATCGACAAGGACTTCGACGACTACCGCTTCGACAAGCCGTTCCTGGTGGTGGGCATCAGCGATATCCGCGGCATCGAGAACGGCCTTGAGCTGAGCATGGGCGAGCAGAAAGTGCCGTTCGAAGCCGGTACCCGGCTCGACTGGATGCGCGGCGGCGTGCACGCCAGCCTGCCGGGGCTGGACGGCTTGCAGGCGCGTGAATTCAGCTACGGTTTCGATCTCGCACTGCAAGGCACCGGCCAGTTGCACGTAGTGCCGGTGGGCCGCACCAGTGCCGTGGACCTGCGCGCCAACTGGCCGCACCCGAGCTTCGTCGGCAACTACCTGCCCAGTCGTCGCGACATCGACGCCCAGGGCTTCACTGCCCACTGGCAGACCTCGTTCTTTGCCACCAACCTCGAAGACGCCCTGCGCCAGTGCGCCACCGCCGGGCAGTGTGCGGACTTCAGCGAGCGCAGCTTCGGTGTCAGCTTCGTCGACCCGGTGGACCAGTACCTGAAGAGCGAGCGGGCAATCAAGTACGCCTTGCTGTTCATCGCCCTGACCTTCGCCGGCTTCTTCCTGTTCGAAGTGCTGAAGAACCTCAGCGTGCACCCGGTGCAGTACATCCTGGTGGGGGTGGCGCTGGCGTTCTTCTACCTGCTGTTGCTGTCGTTGTCCGAGCACATCGGCTTTGGTTTGGCGTATGGGCTGTCAGCTTCGGCATGTGTGCTGCTGATCGGCTTCTACCTGAGCCATGTGTTGCGCAGCCTGGGGCGTGGAGTGGGCTTTGCGGTGGGGTTGGCGGCGTTGTATGCGCTGCTCTACGGGCTGCTGAGTGCCGAGGACTATGCGCTGTTGATGGGCTCGTTGCTGTGCTTCGGCCTGCTGGGGGTATTCATGGTGCTGACCCGGCGGCTGGATTGGGCCCGGGTGGGGAGGGCGGCATGA
- a CDS encoding glutathione S-transferase, producing the protein MSTMTLFHSPLSPFVRKVMVVLHETGQLERVQLQPVNISPVSGDPQLNQDNPIGKIPALRLEDGTVLHDSRVICEYLDLQHVGLPLLPREGLARWRRMTLVSQADAIMDAAVSSRYESFLRPEDKRWDGWLQAQGDKIRRSLANLEQEHLPELMSGFDLAAIGVACALGYLDLRQPEFGWREHQPGLAAWYAEVAKRPSMVATSPVA; encoded by the coding sequence ATGAGCACGATGACTCTGTTCCACTCGCCGTTGTCGCCTTTCGTGCGCAAGGTCATGGTGGTGTTGCACGAGACTGGCCAGCTTGAGCGCGTGCAGCTGCAGCCGGTGAACATCAGCCCGGTCAGCGGTGACCCACAGCTCAACCAGGACAACCCGATCGGCAAGATCCCGGCCCTGCGCCTGGAAGACGGCACCGTGCTGCATGACAGCCGGGTGATCTGCGAGTACCTCGACCTGCAGCACGTCGGCCTGCCGCTGCTGCCGCGCGAAGGCTTGGCGCGCTGGCGGCGCATGACGCTGGTGTCACAGGCCGATGCCATCATGGATGCGGCGGTGTCGAGCCGCTATGAGAGCTTCCTGCGCCCTGAAGACAAGCGCTGGGATGGTTGGCTGCAGGCACAGGGCGACAAGATCCGCCGTAGCCTGGCCAATCTGGAGCAGGAGCATTTGCCCGAGTTGATGTCCGGGTTCGACCTGGCAGCGATCGGCGTGGCCTGTGCGCTGGGGTATCTGGATTTGCGCCAGCCCGAGTTTGGCTGGCGTGAACACCAGCCTGGATTGGCGGCGTGGTATGCCGAGGTGGCCAAGCGGCCGTCGATGGTCGCGACCTCTCCGGTGGCCTGA
- the msrA gene encoding peptide-methionine (S)-S-oxide reductase MsrA produces MVLRSEILVNKNVMPTAEQALPGRETPMSLPEFHYVFKDTPLLGPFFEGAIDFAIFGLGCFWGAERRFWQREGVVSTVVGYAGGFTPHPTYEEVCSGLTGHTEVVLVVFDKDKVSYRELLAMFWELHNPTQGMRQGNDIGTQYRSAIYCTSPEQLEQAKASRDAFQAELNKAGFGEITTEIDQAPTVYFAEAYHQQYLAKNPDGYCGIGGTGVCLPPSLQGN; encoded by the coding sequence ATGGTCCTGCGTTCGGAAATCCTGGTGAACAAAAACGTCATGCCAACCGCGGAACAGGCCCTGCCTGGCCGCGAAACGCCAATGAGCCTGCCCGAGTTCCACTACGTGTTCAAAGACACGCCGCTGCTCGGCCCTTTCTTCGAAGGCGCCATCGACTTCGCCATCTTCGGCCTGGGTTGCTTCTGGGGCGCCGAGCGTCGCTTCTGGCAGCGTGAAGGCGTGGTCAGCACAGTGGTCGGCTACGCCGGCGGCTTCACTCCCCACCCCACCTACGAAGAAGTGTGCTCGGGCCTGACCGGCCACACCGAAGTGGTGCTGGTGGTGTTCGACAAGGACAAGGTCAGCTACCGCGAGCTGCTGGCGATGTTCTGGGAGCTGCACAACCCGACCCAGGGCATGCGCCAGGGCAACGACATCGGCACCCAGTACCGCTCGGCCATCTACTGCACCAGCCCTGAACAGCTGGAACAGGCCAAGGCCAGCCGCGACGCCTTCCAGGCCGAACTGAACAAGGCCGGCTTCGGCGAGATCACCACCGAAATCGACCAGGCACCGACCGTGTACTTCGCCGAGGCCTACCACCAGCAGTACCTGGCCAAGAACCCGGACGGCTACTGCGGTATCGGCGGTACCGGCGTGTGCCTGCCACCGAGCCTGCAGGGTAACTGA